A single Leptolyngbya ohadii IS1 DNA region contains:
- a CDS encoding GAF domain-containing protein, with product MQNQFDRSALPPKADRPSSEATPHFDQGLKKLIQRLSHNLERDALVQKTTNEVREQLQVDRVALYYFYREWKGRVTFEALSDRKYSIYGETGPDECFNWEYAQLYLQGRVRSIPDIDAEPIADCHRDFLKGMQVRANLVVPILIPPPQASTDSEPNNSVRLWGLLVAHHCQDVKDWTEANVQTMQQGAETLATSPVIVKTDRTNVPPIN from the coding sequence GTGCAAAATCAGTTCGATCGCTCCGCGTTGCCGCCAAAGGCGGATCGTCCCTCATCTGAAGCTACACCCCATTTTGATCAGGGGTTGAAAAAGCTGATCCAGCGGTTATCGCATAACCTGGAGCGGGATGCGCTGGTGCAGAAAACGACAAATGAGGTGCGGGAGCAGCTTCAAGTTGATCGAGTGGCGCTGTATTACTTCTATCGCGAATGGAAAGGGCGCGTCACCTTTGAGGCATTGAGCGACAGGAAATATTCCATCTACGGCGAGACCGGACCCGACGAATGCTTTAACTGGGAATACGCCCAGCTTTATTTGCAGGGCAGAGTTCGATCGATTCCTGATATTGATGCAGAGCCGATCGCCGACTGTCATCGGGACTTTCTTAAAGGAATGCAGGTGCGAGCAAATCTCGTGGTACCAATTTTGATTCCGCCGCCACAAGCGTCAACTGATTCAGAGCCAAACAATTCAGTACGGCTTTGGGGATTGCTCGTCGCCCACCATTGCCAGGATGTGAAAGATTGGACAGAAGCGAATGTGCAAACCATGCAACAGGGGGCAGAAACGCTGGCAACCTCTCCCGTGATTGTAAAAACCGATCGCACTAACGTGCCGCCAATTAACTGA